In Janthinobacterium sp. 67, a genomic segment contains:
- a CDS encoding mechanosensitive ion channel family protein, producing MSALLRLLCLLTIFLLPAAHADDGVPALVAEAGAVVAPSQLAAARTAPLMFANRKVFVFRAALAGYPPDERAIGAQRRLESVLAKNGPLLASTRTISEGTQVLLDGVQLFVVVPGDVNLLAGDTTESVAKTAAEELRKAVLDYREQSSWRYLAIAAAVCAVATLVFWLVWMGLTRFYRWAKRRSGILLASRLRDVRLKNVRVLDAEHYIAFAYQLLSAVLWGLRLMATYLWAAFVLGRLPYTRSWGESLSGYLFDVAADVFHAIIGALPGLVLVCVIFAIARLIAATAASLFKRVESGELQIGWLDKDTALPTRRITSVVIWLFALAMAYPYLPGSHTAAFQGLSVLVGLMVSIGASSIVGQGASGLILMYTRALRKGEYVRVGDSEGTVVDVGMFETRLRTGLGEEVALPNAWVMSQTTKNYSRAQPGGGFVLDSTVTIGYATPWRQVHAMLELAASRTPELSTSPKPYVMQLALQDYYVQYRLVAYASAEVPRQRAEVLNRLHQNIIDVFNEFDVQITSPHYIDDPKESQVVPPEEWFRAPARRGEESI from the coding sequence ATGTCCGCGTTGCTCCGCCTGTTGTGCCTGTTGACCATTTTTCTGCTGCCCGCAGCCCATGCGGACGATGGCGTGCCCGCGCTCGTTGCGGAGGCCGGGGCCGTCGTGGCGCCGTCGCAGCTTGCGGCGGCCAGGACGGCGCCGCTGATGTTCGCCAACCGCAAGGTATTCGTCTTCCGCGCCGCGCTGGCCGGCTATCCGCCGGACGAGCGGGCCATCGGGGCGCAGCGCCGCCTGGAAAGCGTGCTGGCGAAAAACGGTCCCTTGCTGGCGAGCACGCGCACGATTTCCGAAGGCACGCAAGTGCTGCTCGATGGCGTGCAGCTGTTCGTCGTCGTGCCTGGCGACGTCAACCTGCTGGCCGGCGACACGACGGAAAGCGTGGCGAAAACGGCGGCAGAGGAATTGCGCAAAGCCGTCCTTGACTATCGTGAGCAAAGCAGCTGGCGCTACCTGGCCATCGCCGCCGCCGTGTGCGCGGTCGCCACGCTCGTGTTCTGGCTGGTATGGATGGGCCTGACGCGCTTTTACCGCTGGGCCAAGCGCCGCAGCGGCATCTTGCTGGCCTCGCGCCTGCGCGACGTGCGCCTGAAAAACGTGCGCGTGCTCGACGCCGAGCACTACATCGCCTTCGCCTACCAGCTGCTGAGCGCCGTGCTGTGGGGCTTGCGCCTGATGGCCACCTATCTGTGGGCCGCCTTCGTGCTGGGCCGCTTGCCGTACACGCGCTCCTGGGGCGAAAGCCTGAGCGGCTACCTGTTCGACGTGGCGGCCGACGTCTTCCACGCCATCATCGGCGCCTTGCCGGGGCTGGTGCTGGTGTGCGTGATCTTCGCCATCGCGCGCCTGATCGCCGCCACGGCCGCCTCGCTGTTCAAGCGCGTGGAAAGCGGCGAATTGCAGATCGGCTGGCTGGACAAGGACACGGCCCTGCCCACGCGCCGCATCACCAGCGTGGTGATCTGGCTGTTCGCGCTGGCCATGGCGTATCCGTATCTGCCCGGCTCGCACACGGCCGCCTTCCAGGGCCTGTCCGTGCTGGTGGGCCTGATGGTGTCGATCGGCGCGTCGAGCATCGTGGGCCAGGGCGCCAGCGGCCTGATCCTGATGTACACGCGCGCTCTGCGCAAGGGTGAATATGTGCGCGTGGGCGACAGCGAGGGCACCGTGGTCGACGTGGGCATGTTCGAAACGCGGCTGCGCACGGGGCTGGGTGAAGAGGTCGCCTTGCCGAACGCGTGGGTGATGTCGCAAACGACAAAGAACTATTCGCGCGCCCAGCCCGGCGGCGGCTTCGTGCTCGACTCCACCGTCACCATCGGCTACGCCACGCCGTGGCGGCAAGTGCACGCCATGCTGGAACTGGCCGCCTCGCGCACGCCGGAGCTGTCCACCTCGCCAAAACCCTACGTCATGCAGCTGGCCTTGCAGGATTACTACGTGCAATACCGCCTCGTCGCCTACGCCAGCGCCGAAGTCCCGCGCCAGCGCGCCGAAGTGCTGAACCGGCTGCACCAGAACATCATCGACGTCTTCAACGAATTCGACGTGCAGATTACCTCGCCGCATTACATCGATGACCCGAAAGAATCGCAGGTGGTGCCGCCGGAGGAGTGGTTCAGGGCGCCGGCGAGGCGGGGGGAAGAATCGATTTAA
- a CDS encoding 2OG-Fe(II) oxygenase: MMALDWQRIEDELNAHGCAVVPGLLNPAQCAALAAQYDDASRFRSRVVMQRHGFGQGEYQYWAHPLPDVVAALRAGLYSPLAAIANRWHAAMGIETRFPSSHADFLARCHAAGQIRPTPLLLRYREGDYNCLHQDLYGEHVFPLQLAVLLSRPQDDFTGGEFVLMEQRPRMQSRAEVVPLAQGDAVLFPVALRPVNGTRGSYRVNMRHGVSRLRSGVRHTLGIIFHDAS, from the coding sequence ATGATGGCGCTCGATTGGCAGCGCATCGAGGATGAGCTGAATGCACATGGCTGCGCCGTCGTGCCGGGCTTGCTCAATCCCGCGCAGTGCGCGGCGCTGGCGGCCCAGTACGACGATGCGTCGCGCTTTCGCAGCCGTGTGGTGATGCAGCGCCACGGCTTCGGACAGGGCGAGTACCAATATTGGGCGCATCCGCTGCCGGACGTGGTGGCCGCCTTGCGCGCGGGCTTGTATTCGCCCTTGGCGGCCATCGCCAACCGCTGGCACGCCGCCATGGGCATCGAGACGCGCTTTCCGTCCAGCCACGCCGATTTCCTCGCGCGCTGCCATGCGGCCGGGCAAATCCGGCCCACGCCCCTGCTGCTGCGCTACCGCGAGGGCGATTACAACTGCCTGCACCAGGACCTGTATGGCGAGCACGTGTTTCCGCTGCAACTGGCCGTGCTGCTGTCGCGCCCGCAAGATGATTTCACGGGCGGCGAGTTCGTGCTGATGGAGCAACGCCCGCGCATGCAGTCGCGCGCCGAAGTGGTGCCGCTGGCGCAGGGCGACGCCGTCCTTTTTCCCGTCGCGCTGCGTCCCGTGAATGGCACGCGCGGCAGCTACCGCGTGAACATGCGCCACGGCGTGTCGCGCCTGCGCTCGGGTGTGCGCCATACCCTGGGCATCATTTTCCACGATGCGAGCTGA
- the ada gene encoding bifunctional DNA-binding transcriptional regulator/O6-methylguanine-DNA methyltransferase Ada produces the protein MEHAYLTDDERWDALQRRAPDADGVFYYSVRTTGVYCRPSCAARPALRRNVAFHATCEQAEAAGFRPCLRCKPNLPPLAQRQAAIVADICRLIDASDELPDLDSLAQAAGMSRFHFHRVFKAHTGITPKAYAAARRGERLKAGLQGEANVTETLYAAGFNSSGRLYAATPGLLGMTPGAFRAGGSGAVIRFAIGACSLGAILVASTDKGICAILIDDDPEVLLRDLQDRFPQAELRGAEPDYERTVAQVVGLVEAPAIGLDLPLDVRGTVFQQRVWQALREIPAGSTVSYAELARRIGAPQGARAVAGACAANALAVAIPCHRVVRNDGALSGYRWGVERKQALLEREGER, from the coding sequence ATGGAACACGCTTACCTGACTGACGATGAACGCTGGGATGCCCTGCAGCGGCGCGCGCCCGATGCCGACGGCGTCTTTTATTATTCGGTGCGCACGACGGGCGTGTATTGCCGGCCTTCCTGCGCCGCGCGTCCCGCCTTGCGCCGCAACGTCGCTTTCCACGCTACGTGCGAGCAGGCGGAGGCGGCCGGCTTTCGCCCCTGTTTGCGCTGCAAGCCGAACCTGCCGCCGCTGGCCCAGCGCCAGGCGGCCATCGTGGCCGACATTTGCCGGCTGATCGACGCCAGCGACGAGCTGCCCGACCTGGACAGCCTGGCACAGGCGGCCGGCATGAGCCGCTTTCACTTCCACCGCGTCTTCAAGGCGCACACGGGCATCACGCCCAAAGCGTACGCGGCGGCGCGGCGCGGCGAGCGCCTCAAAGCCGGCTTGCAGGGCGAAGCGAACGTCACGGAAACGTTATATGCGGCCGGCTTCAATTCCAGCGGCCGCCTGTACGCGGCCACGCCGGGCTTGCTGGGCATGACGCCGGGCGCGTTTCGCGCCGGCGGCAGCGGCGCCGTGATCCGCTTCGCCATCGGTGCCTGTTCGCTGGGCGCCATCCTCGTGGCCAGCACGGACAAGGGCATCTGCGCCATTCTCATCGACGACGATCCGGAAGTGCTGCTGCGCGACTTGCAGGACCGCTTTCCGCAAGCCGAGCTGCGTGGCGCCGAGCCTGACTACGAGCGGACGGTGGCGCAAGTCGTCGGCCTGGTCGAGGCGCCAGCTATCGGCCTGGACTTGCCGCTCGACGTGCGCGGCACCGTGTTCCAGCAGCGCGTGTGGCAAGCCTTGCGCGAGATTCCCGCCGGCAGCACGGTCAGCTATGCCGAGCTGGCCCGCCGCATCGGTGCCCCGCAAGGCGCGCGCGCCGTGGCCGGTGCCTGCGCCGCCAATGCGCTGGCCGTCGCCATTCCCTGCCATCGGGTGGTGCGCAACGATGGCGCCTTGTCCGGTTACCGCTGGGGCGTGGAGCGCAAGCAGGCGCTGCTGGAACGCGAGGGTGAGCGATGA
- the hutC gene encoding histidine utilization repressor, with protein sequence MDDHNTQENTPIFQRIKDFLLAGIAAGRWKEGDVIPSEQALVKQFGVSRMTVNRAVRELTSEQVLTRRQGSGTYVAQQKYQATLLEIKSIADEVRARGHIHRSSLQLLERTKASDLLAKQFGLPPEHPLFHSLIVHFENGVPIQVEDRWVNPECAPDYMTQDFSSITPNEYLMAAAPLQGATYSIEALSAPRDIAEMLAIDTKQACLVLRRQTRSGGKIASIATMWHPGHRYQFAGSFT encoded by the coding sequence TTGGACGATCACAATACACAAGAAAATACGCCCATTTTCCAGCGCATCAAGGATTTTCTGCTGGCCGGCATCGCCGCCGGACGCTGGAAGGAAGGCGACGTGATTCCATCCGAGCAAGCACTGGTAAAACAATTCGGCGTCTCGCGCATGACGGTCAACCGCGCCGTGCGCGAACTGACGAGCGAACAGGTGCTGACCCGGCGCCAGGGTTCCGGCACCTATGTGGCGCAGCAAAAATACCAGGCAACCTTGTTGGAAATCAAGAGTATCGCCGATGAAGTGCGGGCGCGCGGCCATATCCACCGCAGCAGCTTGCAATTGCTGGAACGCACCAAGGCGTCCGACTTGCTGGCCAAGCAATTCGGCCTGCCGCCCGAGCACCCGCTGTTCCATTCGCTGATCGTGCATTTTGAAAACGGCGTGCCGATCCAGGTGGAAGACCGCTGGGTCAATCCCGAGTGCGCGCCCGACTACATGACGCAGGATTTTTCCAGCATCACGCCGAACGAATACCTGATGGCCGCCGCGCCCCTGCAAGGCGCCACCTACAGCATCGAGGCGCTGTCGGCGCCGCGCGACATCGCCGAAATGCTGGCCATCGACACCAAACAGGCGTGCCTGGTGCTGCGCCGCCAGACGCGCTCGGGCGGCAAGATCGCCTCGATCGCCACCATGTGGCACCCCGGACACCGCTATCAGTTCGCAGGAAGTTTTACTTGA
- a CDS encoding PAS domain S-box protein, producing the protein MALSLPVQAAAQGMAPTVLWPYAAASATALAGLACWQAWRLRQRLRRLLLPAHALAEQDAGQALRGASLAGWTWRRQTGRLQFAPQYQDVLGDKSAKLDHALDDWLAEVHRDDRTRLSQAFRQHLDGQAPGTFNCEFRLRHSDGHWRWLLARGAVLTRASDGAATQASGIICDISERKQDEQSRMRSMLEAAPEAMLVADVEGKVHYANQIGARCFGYPLAELTGMSLEQLVPESTASHSVGDPQARHSLPGRVMMARRRDGTHFPAKVSLSPLRMAGQVFSIVSLRDMTQRQRAEEALHASSERYRLIVQTAAEGIWMTDADGKTTFVNPKMAHMLGYTVQEMLGRPLLDFMDRDSQLLMQRRLASHGSLASQPDQVDFRFFRKDQSSLWGLLSSTSIQSDNGEPGGTLAMITDITERRQASIALSNSSQRMASVFGAVTNGLVVQDSHGHILESNAAAERMLAASPAGNSLWQAIHEDGTAFDQRSHPVHITLSTGEAMRDVLMGVQQPDGSLSWLSVNTEAIRDEYGKVGMVVASLTDITYHKRSESALRELNEHLEERVAQRTEQLDQAKQVAEEASLAKGQFLANMSHEIRTPMNGVIGMAYLALKTDLEPRQRDYLEKIRFAGEHLLGIIDDILDISKIEAGKLEIERVNFSFDHVVQTLMTVVAPRAAGKNLELLFEIDPQLPAVLVGDPLRLGQVLINYANNAIKFSEQGSITVKVRKVVADAKHCLVRFEVCDHGIGLSQDEMSKLFQSFQQADTSTTREYGGTGLGLAICKQLAQLMGGDVGVDSRPGAGSTFWFTANLGISDQAAPAMLDSMVQTAAAMRASADAALVMRTLKHARILLVEDNTFNQQVALELLEEAGASVCLANNGEEALDLLRQTQFDCVLMDVQMPLMDGLQATRHIRADPQLAHLRVLAMTATATSEDRVRCLDAGMDDFISKPIQPAMMYQTIASWLPARETPPPPARSRAAPAFKTTLAGDPQVIDLSILAKLLGYNPEKVRKFAFKFLQTTQDGFGDIDAALARGDVHQVRELGHRIKSSARTVGALGLADLCHNLETLAPGEPADEAERARHIVARLWPLLEQITEQIMNNTSFANDD; encoded by the coding sequence GTGGCGCTCTCGCTGCCGGTGCAGGCGGCGGCACAGGGCATGGCGCCAACAGTGCTGTGGCCGTACGCTGCCGCCAGCGCCACCGCCCTGGCGGGACTGGCTTGCTGGCAAGCCTGGCGGCTGCGGCAACGGTTGCGCCGCCTGCTACTGCCCGCGCACGCCCTGGCCGAACAGGATGCGGGGCAAGCCTTGCGCGGCGCCTCGCTGGCTGGCTGGACCTGGCGGCGCCAAACCGGCCGGCTGCAGTTCGCCCCGCAGTACCAGGACGTGCTGGGCGACAAGAGCGCCAAACTCGACCATGCGCTGGACGACTGGCTGGCCGAAGTGCACCGCGACGACCGGACACGCCTGAGCCAGGCATTTCGCCAGCATCTGGATGGCCAGGCACCCGGCACCTTCAATTGCGAATTCCGTTTGCGCCACAGCGACGGCCACTGGCGCTGGCTGCTGGCGCGCGGCGCCGTGCTGACGCGCGCCTCGGATGGCGCCGCCACGCAGGCCAGCGGCATCATCTGCGATATCAGCGAGCGCAAGCAGGACGAGCAATCGCGCATGCGCTCGATGCTGGAAGCGGCGCCCGAAGCCATGCTGGTGGCCGACGTCGAGGGCAAGGTGCATTACGCCAACCAGATCGGCGCGCGCTGCTTCGGCTATCCGCTGGCCGAATTGACGGGCATGTCGCTGGAACAATTGGTGCCGGAAAGCACGGCCAGTCATTCCGTGGGCGATCCGCAAGCGCGGCACAGCCTGCCGGGCCGGGTGATGATGGCGCGCCGCCGCGACGGCACGCATTTCCCTGCCAAGGTCAGCCTGTCGCCGCTGCGCATGGCGGGCCAGGTGTTTTCCATCGTCTCGCTGCGCGACATGACGCAGCGGCAACGCGCCGAGGAAGCGCTGCACGCCAGCTCCGAACGCTACCGCCTGATCGTGCAGACGGCCGCCGAAGGCATCTGGATGACGGATGCGGACGGCAAGACCACCTTCGTCAACCCGAAGATGGCGCACATGCTGGGCTACACGGTGCAGGAAATGCTGGGCCGTCCCCTGCTCGACTTCATGGACCGCGACAGCCAGCTGCTGATGCAGCGCCGCCTGGCCAGCCACGGCAGCTTGGCCAGCCAGCCGGACCAGGTCGATTTCCGCTTCTTCCGCAAGGATCAGTCCAGCCTGTGGGGCTTGCTGTCGAGCACCAGCATCCAGTCGGACAACGGCGAGCCGGGCGGCACGCTGGCGATGATCACCGACATCACGGAACGGCGCCAGGCGTCGATCGCCCTGTCGAACTCGAGCCAGCGCATGGCGTCCGTCTTCGGCGCCGTGACGAATGGCCTGGTGGTGCAGGACAGCCACGGCCACATCCTGGAAAGCAACGCCGCCGCCGAGCGCATGCTGGCGGCCAGCCCGGCCGGCAACAGCCTGTGGCAGGCCATCCACGAGGACGGCACCGCCTTCGACCAGCGCAGCCATCCCGTGCACATCACCCTGTCGACGGGAGAAGCCATGCGCGACGTGCTGATGGGCGTGCAGCAGCCCGACGGCAGCCTGTCGTGGCTGTCCGTAAATACCGAGGCCATCCGCGATGAATACGGCAAGGTGGGCATGGTGGTGGCCAGCCTGACGGACATCACGTATCACAAGCGCAGCGAAAGCGCCTTGCGCGAACTCAATGAACATCTGGAAGAGCGCGTGGCGCAGCGCACGGAGCAGCTCGACCAGGCCAAGCAGGTGGCCGAGGAAGCGAGCCTGGCGAAGGGACAATTCCTGGCCAACATGAGCCATGAAATCCGCACGCCGATGAATGGCGTGATCGGCATGGCCTACCTGGCCCTCAAGACGGATCTGGAACCGCGCCAGCGCGATTACCTGGAAAAAATCCGCTTTGCCGGCGAACACTTGCTGGGCATCATCGACGATATTCTCGACATTTCGAAAATCGAGGCGGGCAAGCTGGAAATCGAGCGCGTCAACTTCAGCTTCGACCACGTCGTGCAAACCCTGATGACGGTGGTGGCGCCGCGCGCCGCCGGCAAGAACCTGGAATTGCTGTTTGAAATCGACCCGCAATTGCCGGCCGTGCTCGTGGGCGACCCGTTGCGCCTGGGGCAAGTGCTGATCAACTACGCCAATAACGCCATCAAGTTCAGCGAACAGGGCAGCATTACCGTGAAAGTGCGCAAGGTGGTGGCGGACGCGAAGCACTGCCTGGTGCGCTTTGAAGTGTGCGACCACGGCATCGGCCTGTCGCAGGATGAAATGAGCAAACTGTTCCAGTCCTTCCAGCAGGCCGACACGTCCACCACGCGCGAATACGGCGGCACGGGCCTGGGCCTGGCCATCTGCAAGCAGCTGGCGCAGCTGATGGGCGGCGACGTGGGCGTCGACAGCCGTCCCGGCGCCGGCAGCACCTTCTGGTTCACGGCCAACCTGGGCATTTCCGACCAGGCGGCGCCCGCCATGCTCGACAGCATGGTGCAGACGGCGGCCGCCATGCGCGCCAGCGCCGACGCGGCCCTCGTGATGCGCACGCTCAAGCATGCGCGCATCCTGCTGGTGGAAGACAATACCTTCAACCAGCAAGTGGCGCTGGAATTGCTGGAAGAAGCGGGCGCCTCCGTCTGCCTGGCCAACAATGGCGAGGAAGCGCTCGACCTGCTGCGCCAGACCCAGTTCGACTGCGTGCTGATGGACGTGCAGATGCCGCTGATGGATGGCTTGCAGGCGACGCGCCACATCCGCGCCGACCCGCAGCTGGCGCATCTGCGCGTGCTGGCCATGACGGCCACGGCCACCAGCGAAGACCGCGTGCGCTGCCTGGACGCGGGCATGGACGATTTCATTTCCAAGCCCATCCAGCCGGCCATGATGTACCAGACCATCGCCAGCTGGCTGCCGGCGCGCGAGACGCCACCGCCACCGGCGCGCAGCCGTGCCGCCCCAGCCTTCAAGACCACCCTGGCGGGCGACCCGCAAGTGATCGACCTGTCCATCCTGGCCAAGTTGCTGGGCTACAACCCGGAAAAGGTGCGCAAGTTCGCCTTCAAGTTCCTGCAGACGACGCAGGATGGCTTCGGCGACATCGATGCGGCCCTGGCGCGCGGCGACGTGCACCAGGTGCGCGAACTGGGGCACCGCATCAAGTCGTCGGCGCGCACCGTGGGCGCCCTGGGGCTGGCCGACCTATGCCACAACCTGGAGACCCTGGCGCCGGGCGAACCGGCCGACGAGGCGGAGCGGGCGCGGCACATCGTGGCGCGCCTGTGGCCCCTGCTGGAACAGATTACCGAACAAATCATGAATAACACCAGCTTTGCCAATGACGATTAG
- a CDS encoding response regulator has translation MNTASNQTSQEHNEAGLAPLRVLLLDDDVFMLDVLSDMLEQMGPFDIRCESHSEQALATLKQHQPDLLICDLSMPDIDGIEFLRMAAENGFRGGVVLLSGLHSAVRLAAERLAMANGLHILGTFRKPMESAELQLMVNLQLQHTARLAGTQA, from the coding sequence ATGAATACTGCATCAAACCAAACAAGCCAGGAACACAATGAAGCAGGCCTGGCGCCGTTGCGCGTGCTGCTGCTGGACGACGACGTTTTCATGCTCGACGTGCTCAGCGACATGCTCGAGCAAATGGGCCCGTTCGACATCCGCTGCGAGTCGCACAGCGAACAGGCGCTGGCTACCCTGAAGCAGCACCAGCCCGACCTGCTGATCTGCGACCTGTCGATGCCCGACATCGACGGCATCGAATTCTTGCGCATGGCGGCTGAAAACGGCTTCCGTGGCGGCGTGGTCCTGCTGTCGGGCCTGCATTCGGCCGTGCGCCTGGCGGCCGAGCGCCTGGCCATGGCCAATGGCCTGCATATATTGGGCACCTTCCGCAAGCCGATGGAAAGCGCGGAATTGCAGCTGATGGTGAACTTGCAGTTGCAGCACACGGCGCGTCTGGCCGGCACGCAAGCCTGA
- the trxA gene encoding thioredoxin TrxA — MSENIKHISDASFEADVLKSELPVLVDFWAEWCGPCKAIAPILEEVAKEYAGRIQIAKMDVDANQAVPAKFGIRGIPTLILFKDGVAAAQKVGAMAKGQLTAFVDSNI, encoded by the coding sequence ATGAGCGAAAATATCAAACACATTAGCGATGCATCTTTTGAAGCAGACGTCCTGAAATCCGAGTTGCCAGTACTGGTCGACTTCTGGGCGGAATGGTGCGGTCCCTGCAAGGCCATCGCCCCGATCCTGGAAGAAGTGGCCAAGGAATACGCCGGCCGCATCCAGATCGCCAAGATGGACGTGGACGCGAACCAGGCAGTGCCTGCCAAGTTCGGCATCCGCGGCATCCCGACCCTGATCCTGTTCAAGGATGGTGTTGCAGCTGCTCAAAAAGTAGGCGCCATGGCCAAGGGCCAGTTGACCGCTTTCGTCGACAGCAACATTTAA
- the rho gene encoding transcription termination factor Rho — protein sequence MHLSELKALHVSALLEMAIGLDIDNAARLRKQELMFAILKKRAKSGEQIFGDGALEVLPDGFGFLRSPDASYMASTDDIYISPSQIRRFNLHTGDSIEGEVRTPKDGERYFALVKVDKVNGESPEASKHRILFENLTPLHPNEPLRLEREMNGQENITGRIIDLIAPIGKGQRGLLVASPKSGKSVILQHIAHAITANHPDITLIVLLIDERPEEVTEMQRSVRGEVVASTFDEPATRHVQVAEMVLEKAKRLVEMKKDVVILLDSITRLARAYNTVIPASGKVLTGGVDANALQRPKRFFGAARNIEEGGSLTIIATALIETGSRMDDVIFEEFKGTGNMEVHLERRLAEKRVYPAINLNKSGTRREELLIKPNELQKIWILRKLLYSMDEIEAMEFILDKMKATKNNAEFFDMMRRGG from the coding sequence ATGCATTTATCCGAACTAAAGGCCCTACACGTATCCGCCCTGCTTGAGATGGCGATCGGTCTTGACATTGACAACGCGGCCCGCTTGCGCAAACAGGAGCTGATGTTCGCTATCCTGAAGAAACGCGCCAAGTCCGGCGAACAGATTTTTGGCGATGGCGCCCTGGAAGTGCTGCCTGACGGCTTCGGCTTCCTGCGCTCGCCCGACGCCAGCTACATGGCGTCCACCGACGACATTTACATCTCCCCTTCGCAAATCCGCCGCTTCAATCTGCACACCGGCGATTCGATCGAAGGCGAGGTACGGACCCCGAAAGATGGCGAACGCTATTTCGCTCTGGTCAAAGTCGACAAGGTCAACGGCGAATCGCCGGAAGCCTCGAAGCACCGCATCCTGTTTGAAAACCTGACGCCGCTGCATCCGAACGAGCCGCTGCGCCTGGAACGTGAAATGAATGGCCAGGAAAACATCACCGGCCGCATCATCGACCTGATCGCCCCGATCGGCAAAGGCCAGCGCGGCTTGCTGGTGGCGTCGCCGAAATCCGGTAAATCCGTGATCCTGCAGCACATCGCGCATGCGATCACGGCAAATCACCCGGACATCACGCTGATCGTGCTGCTGATCGACGAACGTCCGGAAGAAGTGACCGAAATGCAACGCTCGGTGCGCGGCGAAGTCGTCGCCTCGACCTTCGACGAGCCGGCCACGCGCCACGTGCAAGTGGCCGAGATGGTGCTGGAAAAAGCCAAGCGCCTGGTCGAAATGAAAAAAGACGTGGTCATCCTGCTCGACTCGATCACCCGTCTGGCGCGCGCCTACAACACCGTCATCCCTGCCTCGGGCAAGGTACTGACCGGCGGTGTCGACGCGAACGCGCTGCAACGTCCAAAACGCTTCTTCGGCGCCGCGCGCAATATCGAAGAAGGCGGCTCGCTGACCATCATCGCCACGGCGCTGATCGAAACGGGTTCGCGCATGGATGACGTGATCTTTGAAGAATTCAAGGGTACGGGCAACATGGAAGTGCATCTGGAACGCCGCCTGGCCGAAAAACGCGTCTACCCGGCCATCAACCTGAACAAATCGGGTACCCGCCGCGAAGAACTGCTGATCAAGCCGAACGAGCTGCAAAAAATCTGGATCCTGCGCAAGTTGCTGTACTCGATGGACGAGATCGAGGCGATGGAGTTCATTCTCGACAAGATGAAAGCGACGAAAAACAACGCCGAATTCTTCGACATGATGCGCCGGGGGGGATAA
- a CDS encoding type B 50S ribosomal protein L31, with amino-acid sequence MKVDTHPEYREVVFHDLSCDFKFVTRSTIQTREKITHDGKEYPLVKIEVSAESHPFFTGKHKIVDTAGRVEKFRQKFGSVGSKTAVAAG; translated from the coding sequence ATGAAAGTCGATACCCATCCAGAATACCGCGAAGTTGTTTTCCACGATCTGTCGTGCGATTTCAAATTCGTTACCCGCTCGACCATCCAAACCCGCGAAAAAATCACCCACGACGGTAAAGAATACCCACTGGTGAAGATCGAGGTTTCGGCTGAATCGCACCCATTCTTCACGGGCAAGCACAAAATCGTCGATACCGCTGGTCGCGTCGAGAAGTTCCGTCAGAAGTTCGGTTCGGTTGGTTCGAAAACCGCAGTCGCAGCAGGCTAA